In Girardinichthys multiradiatus isolate DD_20200921_A chromosome 18, DD_fGirMul_XY1, whole genome shotgun sequence, a single window of DNA contains:
- the LOC124884613 gene encoding transmembrane 4 L6 family member 5-like: MCVSRCLRCVGVSLVPMAIICMLSNILLMLPELKLHFLLEGHVTREATWATGLWGSGILVLLGARAFIQSSRTRGCCAFRSQMLCQSLYSCIGLLAASSCTLVSATGLSQGPLCLYNSSSGLTWGVPLQPLPDRHSGYLYNHTLWSGVCMAPHSVVQWNVVLFSIMGITSAMQALLCGLNILNSGLGLILGQGFGHNKVAPVSV; encoded by the exons ATGTGCGTGTCAAGGTGTCTACGATGTGTGGGCGTGTCTCTGGTTCCCATGGCGATCATCTGCATGCTCTCCAACATCTTGCTGATGCTTCCTGAACTGAAGCTCCACTTCCTTTTGGAGGGTCATGTGACCAGAGAGGCCACCTGGGCCACAGGTCTGTGGGGCTCAGGCATCTTG gttttacTTGGAGCACGAGCCTTCATCCAGAGCAGCAGGACCAGAGGCTGCTGTGCCTTCAGGAGTCAG ATGTTGTGTCAGTCTCTGTACTCCTGCATAGGGCTGCTGGCTGCCTCCAGCTGTACCCTGGTCAGCGCCACAGGTCTGTCTCAGGGTCCTCTGTGTCTCTACAATTCATCCTCTGGTCTTACCTGGGGCGTCCCCTTGCAGCCCCTTCCTGACAG ACACTCGGGGTACCTGTACAACCACACTCTGTGGTCGGGGGTCTGCATGGCCCCCCACTCGGTGGTTCAGTGGAACGTTGTTTTGTTCAGCATCATGGGAATCACCAGCGCCATGCAGGCCCTCCTCTGTGGACTGAACATCCTGAACTCTGGGCTGGGGCTGATCCTGGGTCAGGGGTTTGGCCACAATAAG GTCGCTCCAGTTTCAGTATAA